The Mesorhizobium koreense genome includes a window with the following:
- the grpE gene encoding nucleotide exchange factor GrpE: MEAAAAPSDAREESPYQADHEAFMRLAKENEELKDRALRIAADMENLRRRTARDVHDARAYAIANFARDMLGVSDDLNRALAAIPAEAKASGDAGFKTLIEGVEMTERAMLNALERHGVKKLEPQGEKFDPNFHQAMFEVPNPDVPANTVVQVVQTGYVIGDRVLRPAMVGVSRGGPKQVAPQLAAEPGPPDAQSEKDA, encoded by the coding sequence ATGGAAGCCGCCGCTGCTCCCTCCGATGCAAGAGAGGAAAGTCCATATCAGGCCGATCACGAGGCCTTCATGCGGCTTGCCAAGGAAAACGAGGAACTGAAGGACCGCGCCCTCCGGATCGCGGCGGATATGGAGAATCTGCGCCGCCGCACGGCCCGCGACGTGCATGATGCGCGCGCTTACGCGATCGCCAATTTCGCCCGCGACATGCTCGGCGTCTCCGACGATCTGAACCGAGCGCTGGCGGCGATCCCGGCTGAAGCCAAGGCCTCGGGCGATGCCGGCTTCAAGACGCTGATCGAGGGCGTCGAGATGACCGAGCGCGCCATGCTGAACGCGCTCGAGCGCCATGGCGTCAAGAAACTCGAGCCGCAGGGCGAAAAATTCGACCCGAATTTCCATCAGGCGATGTTCGAGGTTCCCAATCCCGATGTGCCGGCGAACACGGTCGTGCAGGTCGTGCAGACCGGCTATGTGATCGGCGATCGCGTGCTGAGGCCCGCCATGGTCGGCGTCTCCAGGGGCGGCCCAAAGCAGGTCGCGCCGCAGCTCGCCGCCGAGCCCGGTCCGCCCGACGCCCAGTCCGAAAAGGACGCGTGA
- a CDS encoding putative quinol monooxygenase gives MFGLISRMRAQAGRRGELMEILLASTSSMPGCLSYVVAEDAADADAIWITEIWEDEASHKASLSLPVVQAAIGSAKPMIAGFEAQTRTRPLGGAGLSVLR, from the coding sequence TTGTTCGGGCTGATCAGCAGGATGCGGGCGCAGGCGGGCAGGCGCGGTGAGTTGATGGAAATCCTGCTCGCCAGCACCAGCTCGATGCCCGGATGCCTGAGCTATGTCGTCGCCGAGGATGCCGCCGACGCCGATGCGATCTGGATCACCGAGATTTGGGAGGACGAAGCGAGCCACAAGGCGTCGCTGTCATTGCCGGTTGTCCAGGCCGCGATCGGCAGCGCGAAGCCGATGATTGCCGGCTTCGAGGCGCAGACGCGCACGAGGCCGCTCGGCGGCGCCGGGCTGTCCGTTCTGCGTTGA
- the hrcA gene encoding heat-inducible transcriptional repressor HrcA: MDQNLQLLDARSRDIFRLIVDAYLRDGEPMGSRNLARLLPQSLSPATVRNVMSDLEQLGLIYAPHISAGRLPTQKGLRFFVDAFMEIGDLSDEERRVIEAQVKASGSGASLEHVLTEASQMLSGLSRGAGLVLATKSESPLKHIEFIQLEPSKALAVLVSQSGDVENRVIEIPAGVTTSQLHEASNFLNAHIRGRTLAEARGEIERLKEETRTALDVLSQELVEKGLAVWAGTEGDLPARLIVRGRANLLENVTAQADIELLRHLFEDLETKEGLIQLLDLAEEGSGVRIFIGSENRLFSLSGSSLVVAPYRDKDQRVVGALGVIGPTRLNYARIVPMVDYTAQLISRMFG; this comes from the coding sequence ATGGACCAGAACCTGCAATTGCTCGATGCGCGCTCGCGCGACATCTTCCGCCTGATCGTCGACGCCTATCTGCGCGACGGAGAGCCGATGGGCTCGCGCAATCTGGCGCGGCTGTTGCCGCAATCCCTGTCGCCGGCGACTGTGCGCAACGTCATGAGCGATCTTGAACAACTCGGCCTCATCTACGCGCCGCATATCTCCGCCGGTCGCCTGCCGACGCAGAAGGGGCTGCGCTTCTTCGTCGACGCCTTCATGGAGATCGGCGATCTGTCGGACGAGGAAAGGCGGGTCATTGAGGCTCAGGTCAAGGCTTCGGGCAGCGGCGCCTCGCTGGAGCACGTGCTGACGGAGGCCAGCCAGATGCTTTCCGGCCTGTCGCGCGGCGCCGGCCTCGTGCTCGCCACCAAGAGCGAATCGCCGCTCAAGCATATCGAATTCATCCAGCTCGAGCCTTCCAAGGCGCTCGCCGTGCTCGTCTCGCAAAGCGGCGATGTCGAGAACCGCGTCATCGAAATTCCGGCCGGCGTCACCACCTCGCAGCTTCATGAGGCATCGAATTTCCTCAACGCGCATATACGCGGTCGTACGCTCGCCGAAGCCCGCGGCGAGATCGAGCGGCTGAAGGAGGAGACGCGCACCGCGCTCGACGTGTTGTCCCAGGAACTCGTCGAAAAGGGGCTCGCCGTATGGGCCGGAACCGAGGGCGACCTGCCGGCAAGGCTCATCGTGCGCGGCCGCGCCAATTTGCTGGAGAATGTCACGGCGCAGGCGGATATCGAGCTCTTGCGCCATCTCTTCGAGGATCTGGAGACCAAGGAAGGGCTGATCCAGCTTCTCGATCTCGCCGAGGAAGGGTCGGGCGTGCGCATCTTCATCGGTTCGGAGAACAGGCTTTTTTCGCTTTCAGGCTCGTCGCTGGTGGTCGCGCCCTATCGCGACAAGGACCAGCGCGTTGTCGGGGCGCTCGGCGTCATCGGCCCGACCCGGCTCAACTATGCGCGCATCGTGCCGATGGTGGACTATACCGCGCAGCTCATCAGCCGCATGTTCGGCTGA
- the rph gene encoding ribonuclease PH, which yields MRPSKRHNDEMRAISFERGIAKHAEGSCLVKFGDTHVLCTASLEEKVPGWMRNSGRGWVTAEYGMLPRSTGERMRREASAGKQGGRTLEIQRLIGRSLRAVVDLQALGEVQITVDCDVLQADGGTRTASITGGWVALNDCLQWMAARQMVSVQKVLKDHVAAISCGIHAGQPVLDLDYEEDSSAGTDANFVMTGKGGIVEIQGTAEGEPFSEAQFAELMTLARKGIQRLVSLQQMAIA from the coding sequence ATGCGTCCATCCAAGCGCCACAACGACGAAATGCGCGCGATTTCCTTCGAACGCGGCATCGCCAAGCACGCCGAGGGCTCGTGCCTCGTCAAGTTCGGCGACACGCATGTCCTGTGCACGGCAAGCCTGGAGGAGAAGGTGCCGGGCTGGATGCGCAATTCCGGCCGCGGCTGGGTAACGGCGGAATACGGCATGCTGCCGCGCTCGACGGGTGAGCGCATGCGCCGCGAGGCTTCGGCCGGGAAACAGGGCGGACGCACGCTCGAGATCCAGCGGCTGATCGGCCGGTCGCTCCGGGCCGTGGTCGATCTGCAGGCGCTGGGCGAGGTTCAGATCACCGTCGACTGCGACGTGCTGCAGGCCGACGGCGGCACGCGCACGGCCTCCATCACCGGCGGCTGGGTGGCGCTCAACGACTGCCTGCAATGGATGGCGGCGCGCCAGATGGTTTCCGTGCAGAAGGTGCTGAAGGACCATGTGGCGGCGATCTCCTGCGGCATCCATGCCGGGCAGCCGGTGCTCGACCTCGACTACGAGGAGGATTCGTCCGCCGGCACCGACGCCAATTTCGTCATGACCGGCAAGGGCGGCATCGTCGAAATCCAGGGCACGGCGGAGGGCGAGCCTTTCTCGGAAGCCCAGTTCGCCGAATTGATGACGCTGGCGCGCAAGGGCATCCAACGGCTGGTCAGCCTGCAGCAGATGGCGATCGCCTGA
- a CDS encoding VOC family protein gives MTPDAILESALYVDDLDKAEEFYGEALGLTRIAKAEGRHVFFRCGDGVLLLFNADATEVSPPAGARLPVPPHGTRGPGHLCFRASGEEIAAWRRDLEQKGVTVEADFKWPNGGRSIYFRDPAGNSLEFAEPKIWGL, from the coding sequence ATGACTCCCGACGCCATCCTGGAATCCGCGCTCTATGTCGACGATCTCGACAAGGCGGAGGAATTCTATGGCGAAGCGCTCGGCCTGACGCGCATCGCCAAGGCCGAGGGCCGGCATGTGTTCTTCCGCTGCGGCGACGGCGTGCTTCTGCTTTTCAACGCCGATGCCACGGAGGTCTCGCCACCGGCCGGTGCGAGACTGCCGGTGCCGCCGCACGGCACGCGCGGGCCGGGCCATCTCTGCTTCCGCGCCAGCGGCGAAGAAATCGCGGCGTGGCGGCGCGATCTGGAGCAGAAAGGCGTCACCGTCGAGGCCGATTTCAAATGGCCGAATGGCGGCAGGTCCATCTATTTCCGCGATCCGGCCGGCAATTCGCTCGAATTCGCCGAACCGAAAATCTGGGGGCTCTGA
- a CDS encoding non-canonical purine NTP pyrophosphatase, whose amino-acid sequence MRQLDSKKIVVATHNDGKLREIRELLMPYGLEATSAGELGLPEPPETGTTFEENAYTKAFAAASATGLPALSDDSGLEVDALDGDPGVYTADWAEKAGGSGRDFGMAMRKVEDLLQEKGATEPARRGGRFVAVLCLAWPDGHAEYFRGEVEGKLVWPPRGTRGFGYDPVFKPNGHAQTFGEMSSGEKHSWEAGRGDLGLSHRARAFARFATAMLEPA is encoded by the coding sequence ATGCGGCAGCTCGACTCGAAAAAGATCGTCGTCGCCACCCATAATGACGGCAAATTGCGCGAGATCCGCGAGTTGCTGATGCCTTACGGGCTGGAGGCGACGTCGGCCGGCGAGCTCGGCCTCCCCGAGCCGCCCGAGACGGGCACGACATTCGAGGAAAACGCCTATACCAAGGCCTTTGCCGCCGCTTCCGCGACCGGGCTTCCGGCGCTGTCGGACGATTCCGGCCTCGAGGTCGACGCGCTTGACGGCGATCCCGGCGTCTACACCGCCGACTGGGCCGAAAAAGCCGGCGGATCAGGCCGCGATTTCGGAATGGCTATGCGGAAGGTCGAGGACCTGCTGCAGGAAAAGGGTGCGACCGAGCCTGCCCGGCGTGGCGGACGCTTCGTCGCCGTCTTGTGCCTCGCATGGCCGGACGGCCACGCGGAATATTTTCGCGGCGAGGTCGAAGGCAAGCTGGTCTGGCCTCCGCGCGGCACACGGGGCTTCGGCTACGATCCGGTCTTCAAGCCCAATGGCCATGCGCAGACATTCGGCGAGATGAGTTCTGGCGAGAAGCATTCCTGGGAAGCCGGGCGCGGCGACCTCGGCCTGTCGCACCGTGCCCGAGCCTTCGCGCGCTTCGCCACCGCCATGCTGGAGCCGGCATGA
- the hemW gene encoding radical SAM family heme chaperone HemW, with the protein MTDPGFGVYVHWPFCAAKCPYCDFNSHVRHQPVDQPRFAAAFAREMQTTAARTGPRTVSSIFLGGGTPSLMRPETVGAILDAVAANWHVPAGIEVTLEANPSSVEADRFRGYRAAGVNRVSLGVQALNDPDLRFLGRLHNVAEALKAIGLARAIFPRMSFDLIYARPHQTPEAWAAELEEAIGYAADHLSLYQLTIEDGTPFHALHAAGKFAVPDPDHAAELYHVTQEVTQKRGLPAYEISNHARPGAESRHNLIYWRYGEYVGIGPGAHGRFVENDRRIVTIAEKMPETWLNLVEAKGHGITGGERLTRSEEADEFLLMGLRLAEGIDVARYEALAGRPLASDRVTILRDEDLIEPVGNSRLRATPSGVLVLDALVADLAR; encoded by the coding sequence ATGACCGACCCCGGCTTCGGCGTCTATGTGCATTGGCCGTTCTGCGCGGCCAAGTGCCCTTACTGTGACTTCAACAGCCATGTCCGGCACCAGCCGGTCGATCAACCGCGCTTTGCCGCAGCCTTCGCCCGCGAGATGCAGACTACGGCCGCGCGCACCGGGCCGCGCACCGTTTCCAGCATCTTCCTCGGCGGCGGCACGCCCTCGCTGATGCGGCCGGAGACTGTCGGCGCGATCCTCGATGCGGTGGCGGCGAACTGGCATGTGCCGGCCGGCATCGAGGTGACGCTGGAGGCCAACCCGTCCTCGGTCGAGGCCGACCGCTTCCGCGGTTATCGCGCCGCCGGCGTCAATCGCGTCTCGCTCGGCGTGCAGGCGCTCAACGATCCGGATCTGCGTTTTCTCGGGCGGCTGCACAATGTCGCCGAGGCGTTGAAGGCGATCGGCCTCGCCCGCGCGATCTTCCCGCGCATGTCCTTCGACCTGATCTACGCCCGCCCGCACCAGACGCCGGAAGCCTGGGCGGCCGAACTCGAAGAAGCCATCGGCTACGCCGCCGACCATCTGTCGCTCTACCAGCTCACCATCGAGGATGGCACGCCCTTCCACGCGCTGCATGCGGCGGGGAAATTCGCCGTACCCGATCCGGACCATGCCGCCGAACTCTACCACGTCACGCAGGAGGTCACGCAAAAACGCGGCCTGCCCGCCTATGAGATTTCCAACCACGCGCGGCCGGGCGCGGAAAGCCGGCACAATCTCATCTACTGGCGCTACGGCGAATATGTCGGCATCGGGCCGGGTGCGCATGGCCGCTTTGTCGAGAACGACCGCCGCATCGTCACCATCGCCGAGAAGATGCCGGAGACATGGCTGAACCTCGTCGAGGCCAAGGGACACGGCATCACCGGCGGCGAGCGGCTGACGCGCTCGGAAGAAGCCGACGAGTTCCTGCTGATGGGGTTGAGGCTCGCGGAAGGCATAGACGTCGCGCGCTACGAGGCGCTGGCCGGACGGCCGCTCGCCTCGGACCGCGTCACCATCTTGCGCGACGAGGATCTGATCGAACCGGTTGGCAATTCGCGACTCAGGGCCACGCCTTCCGGCGTGCTGGTCCTCGACGCGCTGGTCGCCGACCTGGCAAGGTAA
- a CDS encoding FGGY-family carbohydrate kinase gives MAPLVCAVDVGTTSARAAILDSKGRLLGRVDHAIAIRRVGPDIAEHASEDIWHAVCHAVHGARAAAGARPEEIAGIAFDATCSLVIRDGEGEPLALSSSEGQDWDTIAWLDHRAQAEAAECSATGHAVLDTASGVMSPEMQIPKLMWLKRNRPDIWAKTGHLFDLADFLTWKATGGTERSHCTLACKWTFNAGSEPGWNTGFLDAVGLSDLLERGGLPEWTRPVGSDLGPLTVEAAEALGLTPQCRVAAGMIDAYAGALGVLGGYAGNPAELSGRAALVAGTSSCVMLFSPEPARFAGAWGPYHGVALPDLWASEGGQSATGALLDHVIRWHGAEPNAATHGRIVARIAELRAAEGEEFAAGLHVLPDFHGNRSPHADPRALGVISGLALDTSFDGLCRLYWRMAVAIAYGVRQIVEAIREGGHPVERLHLAGGHLRNQLLTDLYTSAIGCTLVEPAAEDAMLLGTGMAAAAAAGLHPGLPAAAVAMRQGEIEHQPDPAAFARFDRDYRIFLEMQRHRQALEAIV, from the coding sequence ATGGCGCCTCTCGTCTGTGCCGTCGATGTCGGTACGACGAGCGCGCGCGCCGCGATCCTGGACAGCAAGGGCAGGCTACTGGGCCGCGTCGACCATGCCATCGCGATCCGCAGGGTGGGGCCTGACATAGCCGAGCACGCTTCGGAAGATATCTGGCACGCGGTCTGCCACGCCGTGCACGGCGCCCGCGCGGCGGCGGGCGCGCGCCCCGAGGAGATTGCCGGCATCGCCTTCGACGCGACCTGTTCGCTTGTCATCCGTGACGGCGAGGGGGAGCCGCTAGCGCTTTCCTCATCCGAGGGGCAGGACTGGGATACGATCGCCTGGCTCGACCATCGCGCGCAGGCGGAAGCGGCCGAATGTTCCGCGACCGGTCATGCCGTTCTGGACACCGCCAGCGGCGTCATGTCGCCGGAGATGCAGATCCCCAAGCTGATGTGGCTGAAGCGGAACCGGCCGGATATCTGGGCGAAGACGGGCCATCTCTTCGACCTCGCCGACTTCCTGACCTGGAAGGCGACCGGCGGCACGGAGCGCTCGCATTGCACGCTCGCCTGCAAGTGGACGTTCAATGCGGGCAGCGAGCCGGGCTGGAACACCGGTTTTCTGGATGCCGTCGGCCTCTCCGACCTGCTCGAGCGCGGCGGTCTGCCCGAATGGACGCGCCCTGTCGGCTCCGATCTCGGTCCGCTAACGGTCGAGGCGGCGGAAGCACTTGGCCTTACCCCACAATGCCGGGTGGCGGCGGGCATGATCGACGCCTATGCCGGGGCACTCGGCGTGCTTGGCGGATATGCGGGGAACCCGGCCGAACTTTCCGGCCGCGCCGCGCTCGTGGCGGGAACGTCGAGCTGCGTCATGCTGTTTTCGCCGGAGCCGGCGCGCTTTGCTGGCGCATGGGGACCGTATCATGGCGTTGCCCTGCCGGATCTATGGGCGAGCGAGGGCGGGCAATCGGCGACCGGCGCGCTGCTCGATCATGTCATCCGCTGGCATGGCGCCGAGCCGAACGCCGCGACGCACGGACGTATCGTGGCGCGCATCGCGGAACTGCGCGCGGCCGAAGGCGAGGAATTCGCCGCCGGCCTGCATGTGCTGCCCGATTTCCACGGCAACCGCTCGCCCCATGCCGATCCTCGCGCGCTCGGCGTGATCAGTGGGCTCGCGCTCGACACGTCCTTCGACGGCCTCTGCCGGCTCTACTGGCGCATGGCGGTGGCGATCGCGTACGGCGTACGCCAGATCGTCGAGGCGATCCGCGAAGGCGGCCATCCGGTCGAGCGCCTGCATCTGGCCGGCGGCCATTTACGTAATCAATTGCTTACTGATCTTTACACGAGTGCCATTGGCTGCACCCTCGTCGAGCCGGCGGCCGAGGACGCGATGCTTCTCGGAACCGGCATGGCCGCTGCCGCCGCGGCGGGCCTTCATCCTGGCCTTCCGGCTGCTGCCGTCGCGATGCGGCAGGGAGAAATAGAGCACCAACCGGACCCGGCCGCGTTCGCCCGCTTCGATCGCGATTATCGGATATTCCTCGAAATGCAGCGGCACCGGCAGGCGCTCGAAGCCATAGTGTAA
- a CDS encoding HAD family hydrolase: MKQPDLIIFDCDGVLVDSEPISIAVLLDVMAKAGHVMDEQTAYKLFLGRSMATTIELLRNDFDFVVTPAHLDQARATLNDRFRRELKPIPGIKNALGKLSEPRCIASSSKPERIRLSLSVTGLLDQFEPHIYSASMVERGKPAPDLFLHAARGMGVAPDDCLVIEDSPAGVEAAKAAGMRVFGFTGGSHALAGGLAAALALLEPDAVFDDMRLLPTLVAALGKGH; this comes from the coding sequence TTGAAACAACCCGATCTTATCATCTTCGATTGCGACGGCGTGCTGGTCGACAGCGAGCCGATCTCGATCGCCGTGCTGCTCGACGTCATGGCGAAGGCTGGCCATGTCATGGACGAGCAGACTGCCTACAAGCTCTTTCTCGGGCGTTCGATGGCGACGACGATCGAACTTCTGCGCAACGATTTCGACTTCGTCGTCACCCCGGCCCATCTCGACCAGGCGCGGGCGACCCTCAACGACCGATTCCGCCGCGAGCTGAAGCCGATACCGGGAATCAAGAATGCGCTCGGAAAGCTTTCGGAGCCGCGCTGCATCGCCTCCTCCAGCAAGCCCGAACGCATCCGGCTGTCGCTTTCCGTCACCGGCCTGTTGGACCAATTCGAGCCGCACATATACAGTGCCTCCATGGTGGAAAGAGGCAAACCCGCCCCCGATCTTTTCCTCCATGCCGCGCGCGGCATGGGCGTCGCGCCCGACGACTGTCTCGTGATCGAGGACAGTCCGGCCGGCGTCGAGGCGGCCAAGGCGGCAGGCATGCGCGTCTTCGGCTTCACCGGCGGTTCCCACGCGCTTGCCGGCGGCTTGGCCGCGGCGCTGGCGCTTTTGGAGCCGGACGCCGTCTTCGATGACATGCGCCTTCTGCCGACTCTCGTGGCCGCTCTCGGCAAGGGGCACTGA
- a CDS encoding SDR family NAD(P)-dependent oxidoreductase: MDLGLKGKVAAVTGASVGIGLGVAEAFAREGAHVVMAARGEERLAKEADRIAGDHGVRALPVACDVATAGGAERLAAAARNTFGGADILVNNAGTGSNESIMEAPDEKWQAYWELHVMAAVRLARAFVPMMRERGGGAILHNASICAVQPLWYEPIYNVTKAALVMFSKNLANEVIKDNIRVNTVNPGLILTPDWIKTARQLTASAGGDWEAYLQTVADEHAPIKRFGTVDELADFFVFLCSDRASYSVGSTYHVDGGMLRTI; this comes from the coding sequence ATGGATCTGGGCTTGAAGGGAAAGGTCGCCGCCGTCACCGGCGCCAGCGTCGGCATCGGGCTCGGCGTCGCCGAGGCCTTCGCCCGCGAAGGCGCGCATGTGGTGATGGCCGCGCGCGGGGAGGAACGGCTTGCGAAGGAAGCGGATCGCATAGCCGGCGATCATGGCGTGCGCGCGCTGCCGGTCGCTTGCGATGTGGCGACGGCCGGGGGCGCTGAGCGGCTGGCGGCAGCGGCGCGCAACACCTTCGGCGGCGCCGACATCCTCGTCAACAATGCCGGCACAGGCTCCAACGAGAGCATCATGGAGGCGCCGGACGAGAAATGGCAGGCCTATTGGGAACTGCATGTCATGGCGGCGGTGAGGCTGGCGCGTGCCTTCGTGCCGATGATGCGCGAGCGCGGCGGCGGCGCCATCCTCCACAACGCGTCCATCTGCGCCGTGCAGCCGCTCTGGTACGAGCCGATCTACAATGTGACCAAGGCCGCGCTGGTCATGTTCTCCAAGAACCTCGCCAATGAGGTGATCAAGGACAATATCCGTGTCAACACCGTCAATCCGGGGCTCATCCTGACGCCTGACTGGATCAAGACGGCCAGACAGCTCACCGCCTCGGCGGGCGGCGACTGGGAGGCCTATCTGCAGACCGTCGCCGACGAGCATGCGCCGATCAAGCGTTTCGGCACGGTCGATGAATTGGCCGATTTCTTCGTCTTCCTCTGCTCGGATCGCGCCTCCTATTCGGTCGGTTCGACCTATCATGTCGACGGCGGCATGCTGAGGACGATATGA
- a CDS encoding mannitol dehydrogenase family protein has protein sequence MGIKLSLKALDSLPPSVAAPKYERADLSPGILHFGVGNFHRAHQAVYLDDLFGSRRDHDWALVGAGVLPSDEAMREKLGAQDWLTTVVEQDSDHMAARVTAPMVSFVTAADPEALLSRLADPAIRIVSLTITEGGYFIDPASGKFDPAHPAIAADGADITHPKTVFGFIVAGLMRRKAAGTAPFTIMSCDNIPGNGHVTSDAIQGLAGLVNPALAQWIGANVAFPNSMVDRITPATSDRERRLLADEFDIEDNWPVFCEPFRQWVLEDKFTAGRPALETVGVTFVEDVAPWELMKIRILNGGHAAIAYPAGLMDIHFVHDAMEEPLVSAFLTKVEQEEIIPIVPPVPDTDLNDYFSLIVERFSNPKIGDTVRRLCLDGSNRQPKFIIPSIADRLKAGMGVTGLALESALWCRYCYGTTDSGAVIEPNDPAWDRMQKTARAAKDNPGAWLAMADIYGDVGKSETFARAFAHSLDTLWAKGARETLKDYLAGAL, from the coding sequence ATGGGCATTAAACTATCATTGAAGGCTCTGGATTCGCTCCCTCCCTCCGTCGCCGCGCCGAAATACGAGCGCGCCGATCTCTCTCCCGGCATCCTGCATTTCGGCGTCGGCAATTTCCATCGCGCCCATCAGGCGGTCTATCTCGACGATCTGTTCGGCTCGCGCCGCGATCATGACTGGGCGCTGGTCGGCGCCGGCGTGCTGCCTTCCGACGAGGCGATGCGCGAGAAGCTCGGCGCGCAGGACTGGCTGACGACCGTGGTCGAGCAGGACAGCGACCATATGGCGGCGCGGGTGACGGCGCCGATGGTCAGCTTCGTAACCGCCGCCGATCCCGAGGCGCTGCTTTCCCGCCTGGCCGATCCGGCAATCCGTATCGTCTCGCTCACCATCACCGAGGGTGGCTATTTCATCGATCCGGCGTCGGGAAAATTCGATCCCGCGCATCCGGCGATCGCCGCCGACGGCGCCGACATCACCCATCCGAAGACGGTGTTCGGCTTCATCGTCGCCGGGCTGATGCGCCGCAAGGCGGCCGGCACGGCGCCCTTCACGATCATGTCCTGCGACAACATCCCCGGCAACGGCCATGTCACTTCCGATGCGATCCAGGGGCTCGCCGGGCTGGTCAATCCGGCGCTCGCCCAATGGATCGGCGCCAATGTCGCCTTTCCCAACAGCATGGTCGACCGCATCACGCCGGCCACCTCCGACCGCGAGCGTCGTTTGCTGGCGGATGAATTCGACATCGAGGACAATTGGCCGGTCTTCTGCGAGCCCTTCCGGCAATGGGTGCTGGAAGACAAATTCACCGCCGGCCGCCCGGCGCTCGAAACCGTTGGCGTGACCTTCGTGGAGGATGTCGCGCCGTGGGAACTGATGAAGATCCGCATCCTCAACGGCGGCCATGCGGCGATTGCCTATCCGGCCGGGCTGATGGACATCCATTTCGTCCACGACGCGATGGAGGAGCCGCTGGTTTCGGCCTTCCTGACCAAGGTGGAGCAGGAGGAGATCATCCCCATCGTGCCGCCGGTGCCGGATACCGACCTCAACGACTATTTCAGCCTGATCGTGGAGCGCTTCTCCAATCCGAAGATCGGCGACACGGTGCGCCGGCTTTGCCTCGACGGCTCCAACCGCCAGCCGAAATTCATCATCCCCTCGATCGCCGATCGTCTGAAGGCCGGCATGGGCGTCACCGGTCTGGCGCTGGAATCGGCGCTCTGGTGCCGCTACTGCTACGGCACGACCGATTCCGGCGCCGTCATCGAGCCGAACGACCCAGCCTGGGATCGCATGCAGAAAACGGCACGCGCGGCGAAGGACAATCCTGGCGCATGGCTCGCCATGGCCGATATCTATGGCGATGTCGGGAAATCCGAAACCTTTGCCCGGGCCTTCGCCCACAGTCTCGATACGCTCTGGGCGAAGGGCGCGCGCGAGACGCTGAAGGACTATCTGGCGGGCGCGCTTTGA
- a CDS encoding L-iditol 2-dehydrogenase, whose amino-acid sequence MRLEGKSALITGAARGIGRAFAEAYVREGATVAIGDINIEAAQKTAAEIGPQAYAVKLDVTEQASIDAALKAIEERAGGIDILVNNAALFDMAPIVEITRASYEKLFAVNFSGTLFTLQAVARSMIARGKGGKIINMASQAGRRGEALVAIYCATKAAVISLTQSAGLDLIKHRINVNAIAPGVVDGEHWEGVDALFAKYEHRPKGEKKRLVGEAVPYGRMGTAADLTGMAVFLASAESDYVVAQTYNVDGGNWMS is encoded by the coding sequence ATGAGGCTCGAAGGCAAGAGCGCGCTGATAACGGGTGCGGCGCGTGGCATCGGCCGTGCCTTCGCCGAGGCCTATGTGCGTGAGGGCGCGACGGTCGCTATAGGCGACATCAATATCGAGGCGGCTCAGAAGACGGCGGCCGAGATCGGGCCGCAAGCCTATGCGGTGAAGCTCGACGTCACCGAGCAGGCGTCCATCGACGCGGCGCTGAAGGCGATCGAGGAGAGGGCCGGCGGCATCGATATCCTCGTCAACAATGCTGCCTTGTTCGACATGGCGCCGATTGTCGAGATCACGCGCGCCAGCTACGAGAAGCTCTTCGCCGTCAATTTCTCCGGCACGCTGTTCACGCTGCAGGCGGTGGCGCGCTCGATGATCGCGCGCGGCAAGGGCGGCAAGATCATCAACATGGCGAGCCAGGCCGGCCGCCGCGGCGAGGCGCTTGTGGCGATCTACTGCGCCACCAAGGCGGCGGTGATCAGCCTGACCCAATCGGCCGGGCTCGACCTCATCAAGCACCGCATCAACGTCAACGCCATTGCGCCGGGCGTGGTCGACGGCGAGCATTGGGAAGGTGTGGACGCGCTCTTCGCGAAATACGAACACCGGCCGAAGGGCGAGAAGAAAAGGCTGGTCGGCGAGGCGGTGCCCTACGGTCGGATGGGAACGGCGGCTGATCTGACCGGCATGGCGGTCTTCCTCGCCTCGGCCGAGAGCGATTACGTCGTCGCCCAGACCTACAATGTCGACGGCGGCAACTGGATGAGCTGA